One segment of Allorhodopirellula heiligendammensis DNA contains the following:
- a CDS encoding HesB/IscA family protein: MAIKLTERAAEEVLRFRKEHNFDDTMLLRIGVAGGGCSGFNYTLNFDDNFDEKADSKYDHHGVSVVVDKKSALYLDGTEVDWFDSLEKQGFTFNNPNAVKSCGCGSSFQA, from the coding sequence ATGGCCATTAAACTCACAGAACGCGCCGCCGAAGAAGTTCTTCGCTTCCGCAAAGAGCACAATTTCGACGACACGATGCTACTGCGGATCGGCGTTGCCGGTGGCGGTTGCAGCGGCTTCAACTACACGTTGAACTTCGATGACAACTTCGATGAAAAAGCCGACAGCAAGTACGATCACCACGGCGTCAGCGTCGTTGTGGACAAGAAAAGCGCCTTGTACCTCGACGGAACTGAAGTCGATTGGTTCGATAGTTTGGAAAAGCAGGGCTTCACGTTCAACAACCCCAACGCTGTTAAGAGCTGTGGTTGCGGAAGCTCCTTCCAAGCCTAG